Below is a window of Candidatus Kapaibacterium sp. DNA.
TTTACTATACTTGCTTCATAACTCTTATTTCCGGTTTTTACTGCATTTTCGAGGGCTTCTAAGTATAAATCTGTGGCTAAGTCGAGATTTTGCTCATCTCGCTCAACCATAGCTAAATTGGACAATGAACTTGCAATTCGATTTGCGTCATTTTGCAATCTTGCGATAGTCAGACACTCATCGAATTTCTCACGCGCCGATGGCATATCTTTGAGTTCGTAATGCAGAAGCCCGAAATCTGTAAGCATGATTGCATAGATACGGACAATTCGTGAAATTGAATCTTTTTCCATGCCCTGAAAATTATTTATATTCTTTAAATAGCTTAGAATAGTATCTTTGGAGATAATTGTGTTGATTTTTAGGTTGTTTTCGATTGCTTTTTCAAAATTCGAAAGTCTTTGATATGCTAAAGCTAATTGCGAATACGAAAAGGCTTCCTCAATGTTGCGATTTAATTGATGAAATATTTGTTGAGCTTTTAAAATTGTATCAATAGCTTCATGGTATTGGTCAGTAAATGTCAAATGATAGCCGTAGTTGCTCAATGCTCTTGCGATGCTGTATTTCTCGCCGCTTTCATATGCTTTTTGGAATAATACTTCGTACAACTTATCTTTATCGTTTGCTGATAATGTAGATAGATTGCCAACTAATGAGTTGATATAAGGAATTTGTTCGGATTTCGGTTTGGATTCAACAACTGTTAACAAACTATCAATGTTTGTTTTAGATTCTGTGAAATTTAACATGACAACTACTATTGCTGCAATAATGAACTTTGATTGGACGTTAATTTTCATATGTTCTATAAAATTTATAATGAATATATTTAAGTTTGACTAATTTTATGAAAACAAAAACATTAATCCTTATAACGTTTGTATATGCAATTGCATTGTTTGCAGATTCTCCAAAGACAGGAACAATCATTGTTGAAGTTGAAGGTTTTGGCAATGAAAAAGGAATTGTATTCTCGCACTTATATTCAGAGCATTTAGCAGAATATTTCCCCACAAAATCTTCAAATGCGTTACATAAACGAATAGTAAAAGTTGAAAATTTGCGTGCCACAATTGTTTATGAAAACATTCCGTATGGCACTTATGCTCTTACTGTTCATCACGACGAAGACGAAAACAAACGTATGAATCGAAACTTTATCGGTTATCCGAAGGAAGGCTTCGGGTTATCTAATAATCCTACAATCTTTTTGAGCGTCCCGGATTTTGACGATTGCAAATTTGAACTGCGTAAAGACACTGTCGTGGTCAAAATCAAATTGAAGTTTGTATGATTTTTTTAAATTTCAACATTCAACCTTTCTATTTGAAAGATTCTCCTTACTTTTTCTTTTGCCGTTCACAATCAATCTTGCACCCGAATTATTGCTCAAGTAAAACCAAATCCATTCCGACATCACAAACAAACGATTTCGGAAGTCAATCAAAAAGAAGATATGTATAAATGACCAAAGCAACCACGCGATCATGCCTTTTGAATGAAATTTACCAATGACCGATACTGCTTTTGCTTTCCCGATTGTTGCCATCATGCCCTTATCACGGTATTTGAAATGCTTCGATTTGCCATGTAAAATGACATCGGCGACAAATTTGGCTTGTTGAATTGCAGCAGGGGCAATTCCCGGGACTTCTTTGCCATGCTCATCAGTACAAAAAGCCGCATCTCCAATCACGAAAACGTTCTCGTTTCCGGGAATATTCATATACTTATCTACTATTGCACTACCCATCTTGTTCATTGGGGTATCCAAACATTTTATTAGCGGCGAGGCTTCGTTACCTGCTGCCCATATCACATTTACAGCTTCGATTGTGCCATTATTTGTATTCACAATATTTTCGGAAATATCGTTTACGCGTGTATTCAATCTGACTTCGACACCCATCTTTTCGAGTGCAACTTTCGTATAATCAGAAAGTGCATCAGGATAGGCACCCAACAATTGTGATGAAGCATCGACAAGTATTACCTTTATTTCTTCTTCTGCAATCAATGGGTAATCCGGTAATAGAGTTCTCCGAGCAATTTCGACAATGGCACCCGCCATTTCTACGCCTGTGGGACCACCTCCAACTATAACAAATGTTAGATTTTTTTGCTTGTCGTGACGCGAAGTGCTCATCTCAGCTCTTTCAAATGACTCAATCAGATTCTCACGTATCTTCAACGCGTCTGTGATTTCTTTCAAACCGGGAGCGAATTTCTCCCATTGATTATTACCGAAATATGAATGACGTGAGCCGGGCGCCAAAACGAGATAGTCATAACTGACAGCACCTTCATTAAGTTTGACTGTTTGTGTGTAGGTATCAATCGAAACAGCCTCGTTCATGATTACTTTGATGTTTGGTGAATATCTGAAAATCGAACGGATAGGCGCCGCAATTTCACCCGGTGAAAGTGCAGAACTTGCGACCTGATATAGTAATGGCTGAAACAAATGGTGATTATTGCGGTCAATCAGAGTGACATCAATATTCTTTTTATTCAAAGACTTTGCTACTTGCAATCCACCAAATCCGGCACCTATTATTACAACTCTTTTATTATTTATATTATTCACTTTATTGCTCCATCTTTAACATTATCAATGCACGTATTCCTATATATTGTTACGTATATATCAATAAAATGTTGCAGGACTAAGAATTTTATTCGTGAAGTATAAAATTGGAAGAAGGATACGCCTATTAGATTAAGAATTTGTAGGTGGAAAGTTTTAATGAAGAGGAAAATGAGAAAAATAAATTACTTAATTTTTAGTCCCATTTTTCAATTTCGAGTTCTAAATTACTTTGTTCAATCAATCTTCCGGTATCGGCATCATTTAAAGATTGTGAAATCCTCCTTTTCATCTCCTCTGAAGTTTTTGGATTGAGTTCCGGCTTGAACTCAATTTCATTTTTAAGAATTTTTTCGAGTTTGGATATAATCTTTTCATTGCTTATGTCTAAAAATTTTTTGACAAACAATATTTTTCTTGTCTGAATATCCATAATCATACTCTCAAACTCATTTTTTTTACAATCTATAATTTCATATTTAAAATCACTTCCAAAGTCTTGAACGATTGAGCTTTTAACATATTTTTACTTAGACTTCCGAAGTCTTTGTAATCAACTTCAAGATGCTTATTATATTCATATACTTTAAAAATTTAGACTTCCGAAGTCTTCATCTTTGGAGTATTTTAGACTTCGGAAGTCTTTGGGTTTTGACTAATAATTGAAAATTTCTTCTAAAGTTAGTTCTTTAACTTCGCCAAATTGTTTGAGCAAATCAAAATCAATTTTGTCGCGATTGCCGATTAAAAGGTAAGTGAATTTCTTGCCTTTGATACGTGAATTGAAGAATTTATCAAGGTCACTTATTGAAATACCGTTGATTCTGTCGTAAACGTCCTTACGGGTGTCGTGCTCAAAACCGAGCTTTTTGTTGCTTCTGTAATTCCAAAATATGCTTGATTTTGTGATTCTTTCGGATTCGATTTTCTTCATCATGCCTGTTTTCGAAAGTTCGAATTGCTTTTCCGCTTTGGGCATTTCATTAAGCAAATCAAGGAAAGCATCAGTAGCGATGCTTAATTTGTCCGGTTGAGTGCCCAAATATGCATAAACTAAGTGTGGCTTGTGAGCTTCGGCAGGTTGAGTGTAAGCCGCAAATGCCGAATATCCCAATGCACGTGATTCGCGTAGTTCTTGGAATACGACTGATGACAATCCGCTACCGAAATATTCATTGAAAAGTCTCGATTCAGCCATTGTTGTTTTGTCAAATTTACGGTCTTTAGATACCATTAAAATGTTTGTTTGGACCATATCGAAATGCACAAAATAGACTTCGCTTTTTTTGAAGTCTTGCTCGGCAAATTGAACCTGTTTGGGGTAATCTTTCAAAGTTTTGGGGGTTTTGTGATATTTTTCGACCAAATTCTTTGCATTGGACAAGTCCTTGCCATAATAATAGCCGTAATGCTTGTATGAACTCAGTCCTTTAATAATATCGGTCAATTCCTCAGGGTTGATGTTTCTTAAGTCATTTTCAGAGATTATACGTGTGAAAGGATTGTTTTGACCGTAAATCCCGAAATTCATCAATCCGCCCCACAAAATATTGCCTTGTTCGAGCTTTGCGTCGCTTCTGGATTTCAAAATATCTGCGACATAGTTATTATAAATCGTTTGGTCGGGCTTGGCATTAGCCAAAATATGCTCTAAAAGAGCAAGTCCCGGTTCAAAGTTGCTTTCAAGTCCTGAGATATAAATGTAGAGCTGGTCTTTGCCGGAGGAAACTCCCATGCTGATACCAAGGCGGAAAAATTCTTTGCTTAAATCTTCTGGAGAGTATTTGTCGGTGCCAATATATGGTAGATAATCTACAGCAAGAGGGAATTTCAAATCATGCTCCGACCCCATATCGAGCACATAATACAATGAGAAAAGCTCGTTTGTATGGTTTTTGATATGATTTAACTTAATGCCGTTCGAAATTTCAATCGTTTTAATCGAATCTTTGTAACTGATGAATACCGGCGATAGTCGCGGTGTTTCAAATTTCATTAATTCGGTGAAAAATTCTGATTTGCTGTCACGATTCATATTGATAGCAGTTATCTGAGGTTTGTCAACCTTGACAATGTTTTCATCTTTACCTATTCGTTTAAATACTGCTACGTAGTTTTCGCCAAAATTTTCAGAAGCGTATCTTATAACATCCTCTTTTGTAATTTGCGACATTGCGTCAATATATTTGCAATACTCGACCCAATCGTCATTTGAAGTGAAAACACCAACGAAAGTATGAGCAATACGATTAGATTCCTCGCTTCTGATTCGGTTTAATTTCAATCTATTGACAATCGCTTCGAGCAAATCTTCATCGAAGTCACCATTTTTTATATTTTCAAGTTCGCCAAGCATCAAATCAGCGACACTTTCAAGTGCTTGCCCTTCGCGTGGTTCGCCATAAAAATACAACATTCCATAATCATTATATTGTGAGGCATATGCCGCCGCAGTCAGCACTTGTTGCTTTTGAATTAGGTTTAAGTCTATCAACCCTGCTTGCCTGTTGTACAAAATTTGTCCCATCATGTCCATAACATGTTTGTCCGGGCTATTGACGCCACCGGTTCTGAAAGCAAGTGTAACAAATTCGCTGTTTGGACCGAAAACATCATGACGAATCGGGTGCTCAATCGGCTCTTCTTTCGGATGCTCAATTTTCGGAACGTCACTGCGTTTGCTTTTGCCGAAATATTTATCAATCAAAGCCACAGTTTCTTCGAAATTCAAATCCCCAGCCATACAAACAGCCATATTATTCGGCACATAGTAAGTATTCCAATAGTTATGAATATTGACCATTGACGGGTTTTTGAGATGTTCGGGGTCGCCAATGACGGTTTGTGTACCATAAGGGTGAGTTGGGAACAAACTCGCACTCAATTGATTGTAAGCGCGCGTTTCGTCACGGTCTTGGTACATATTGAATTCTTCGTAAACGGTTTCTAATTCTGTATGGAAAAGTCGAAGCACTAAGCTGCTGAATCTTTCGCTTTCAATCATCAACCAACGTTCCAACTCATTTGCCGGAATATCATTGATATAAACAGTTCTTTCACTGCTTGTGTAGGCATTTGTACCCTTTGCGCCCAGACCGCTGATTAGTTTGTCATATTCACTCGGTACTGCATATTGGGCTGCGACTTGCGATACACTATCAATTAGCTTGTAAATACTTGCTTTCTCGGCAGCATCGTTTGTGTTGCGATGTTTTTCAAACAGGTCGGAGAGTTCTTGAATATATTTACTTTCTTTTTCCCAATCGCTAGTCCCGATTTTATGCGAACCTTTGAACATCATGTGTTCCAGATAATGCGCCAACCCTGTTGTTTCATGCGGGTCATAAGTTGAGCCGGCTTTGACTGCAATATAAGTCTGAATGCGTGGTTCGTCAAAATTTTGCTTCAAGTAAATCTTCAAACCGTTGTTCAGCGTATATATTCTTACTTTCAAAGGGTCGTTTGTGACGTATTCGTACTTGTAGCCTTTTGAATCAACTGCTGATTTTAACTCATATGTTTGAGTGGGTTGAGAATAAAGAGAAACAGCCGAAATGCAAAATAGTACAAATAGTACTCTTAAAAAATTAATGGATTTCATCTAAATAACCTAAATATTGTTAATACCTTTTTTCAAAATTAACACTAAATACGCAGATTATAAAGTAATTGTTACGTTTTTTATCAAATACGATAAAATTTCACAAGCTACAAATCAAAATTCGATTGCAAACATTTTTGATATTTTCAATATTTGTCAAAAATTCTTTAAATTTGAAGATGAAATATTTTGGTAAACAGAAATAGTTTGTTTCGATTTGCCTAATAAAACGTTATATGATATTTGAACTTAGGAGCATAAAGAATAATGACAAAAATGACAGTTTTTTCGGTATTGATGATTTTCATTGCCGTCAATCTATTTGGCGAAACGATATATGTAAACAAGGGAATCGAATCACCTGAAGCAAGCGGAACTCAGACAACGCCTTTCAATACGATTGCCGCCGCATTAGCCAAAGCTAAACGCGGTGATGTCGTGGTAATTGTTGGCAATCACAAAGGCAAGCAATTAACTTACAATGAATCTGTTGTAATCCCAAAAGAGCTCGAATCACTTTCCATTAATGGGGACAACAATCCAATCATTGATGGTAGTGGCGTCAAAGGTTCCAACAATAATGCCGCATTTTTGATTAAGGCTGAAACTGTACGCATTTCCAATCTTACAGTTAAGAATTTCATCGGTGGCAATATTGATGAACTTGGCGTCAAAGGTGGCGCTGCTTTTGCATTTACTGCAGGTCTGAAAGATGCACGGATTGAGCGTAACATAATTGAAAATTGCAATTATGGAATGATTTTCAACCAAAATCAATCTTTGAGAATTAGTGGCAATACGCTAAAGGGCTTTCCTGCAGTCGAAAAGGACAATCCAAAAGCAGGTGGCATAGGAATCATGGTTTTCACGGATAACCAATACATTCAAGACAATCATATTGGCGACAAAAGCCCCAATACAATTTCCGGTGCTGAATATGCCGCAATTTATGTAGGTTCAGAACAAACTTTAGCATTT
It encodes the following:
- a CDS encoding NAD(P)/FAD-dependent oxidoreductase, with the protein product MNNINNKRVVIIGAGFGGLQVAKSLNKKNIDVTLIDRNNHHLFQPLLYQVASSALSPGEIAAPIRSIFRYSPNIKVIMNEAVSIDTYTQTVKLNEGAVSYDYLVLAPGSRHSYFGNNQWEKFAPGLKEITDALKIRENLIESFERAEMSTSRHDKQKNLTFVIVGGGPTGVEMAGAIVEIARRTLLPDYPLIAEEEIKVILVDASSQLLGAYPDALSDYTKVALEKMGVEVRLNTRVNDISENIVNTNNGTIEAVNVIWAAGNEASPLIKCLDTPMNKMGSAIVDKYMNIPGNENVFVIGDAAFCTDEHGKEVPGIAPAAIQQAKFVADVILHGKSKHFKYRDKGMMATIGKAKAVSVIGKFHSKGMIAWLLWSFIHIFFLIDFRNRLFVMSEWIWFYLSNNSGARLIVNGKRKSKENLSNRKVEC
- a CDS encoding DUF2141 domain-containing protein, translated to MKTKTLILITFVYAIALFADSPKTGTIIVEVEGFGNEKGIVFSHLYSEHLAEYFPTKSSNALHKRIVKVENLRATIVYENIPYGTYALTVHHDEDENKRMNRNFIGYPKEGFGLSNNPTIFLSVPDFDDCKFELRKDTVVVKIKLKFV
- a CDS encoding right-handed parallel beta-helix repeat-containing protein, which translates into the protein MTKMTVFSVLMIFIAVNLFGETIYVNKGIESPEASGTQTTPFNTIAAALAKAKRGDVVVIVGNHKGKQLTYNESVVIPKELESLSINGDNNPIIDGSGVKGSNNNAAFLIKAETVRISNLTVKNFIGGNIDELGVKGGAAFAFTAGLKDARIERNIIENCNYGMIFNQNQSLRISGNTLKGFPAVEKDNPKAGGIGIMVFTDNQYIQDNHIGDKSPNTISGAEYAAIYVGSEQTLAFADFTRISNNIIEDNAGYGIVMSSLEGSCILSGNVFEGNKTAIFLKSDNHDTFIEKNTFKGSVGPAEVVTNESYSGAMLYSIWKHFENIFEKPTFAKIEQEGYESIIDSDNLRYIRTNQADAEKDGGSNGVLAK
- a CDS encoding tetratricopeptide repeat protein; translation: MLNFTESKTNIDSLLTVVESKPKSEQIPYINSLVGNLSTLSANDKDKLYEVLFQKAYESGEKYSIARALSNYGYHLTFTDQYHEAIDTILKAQQIFHQLNRNIEEAFSYSQLALAYQRLSNFEKAIENNLKINTIISKDTILSYLKNINNFQGMEKDSISRIVRIYAIMLTDFGLLHYELKDMPSAREKFDECLTIARLQNDANRIASSLSNLAMVERDEQNLDLATDLYLEALENAVKTGNKSYEASIV
- a CDS encoding insulinase family protein, with the protein product MKSINFLRVLFVLFCISAVSLYSQPTQTYELKSAVDSKGYKYEYVTNDPLKVRIYTLNNGLKIYLKQNFDEPRIQTYIAVKAGSTYDPHETTGLAHYLEHMMFKGSHKIGTSDWEKESKYIQELSDLFEKHRNTNDAAEKASIYKLIDSVSQVAAQYAVPSEYDKLISGLGAKGTNAYTSSERTVYINDIPANELERWLMIESERFSSLVLRLFHTELETVYEEFNMYQDRDETRAYNQLSASLFPTHPYGTQTVIGDPEHLKNPSMVNIHNYWNTYYVPNNMAVCMAGDLNFEETVALIDKYFGKSKRSDVPKIEHPKEEPIEHPIRHDVFGPNSEFVTLAFRTGGVNSPDKHVMDMMGQILYNRQAGLIDLNLIQKQQVLTAAAYASQYNDYGMLYFYGEPREGQALESVADLMLGELENIKNGDFDEDLLEAIVNRLKLNRIRSEESNRIAHTFVGVFTSNDDWVEYCKYIDAMSQITKEDVIRYASENFGENYVAVFKRIGKDENIVKVDKPQITAINMNRDSKSEFFTELMKFETPRLSPVFISYKDSIKTIEISNGIKLNHIKNHTNELFSLYYVLDMGSEHDLKFPLAVDYLPYIGTDKYSPEDLSKEFFRLGISMGVSSGKDQLYIYISGLESNFEPGLALLEHILANAKPDQTIYNNYVADILKSRSDAKLEQGNILWGGLMNFGIYGQNNPFTRIISENDLRNINPEELTDIIKGLSSYKHYGYYYGKDLSNAKNLVEKYHKTPKTLKDYPKQVQFAEQDFKKSEVYFVHFDMVQTNILMVSKDRKFDKTTMAESRLFNEYFGSGLSSVVFQELRESRALGYSAFAAYTQPAEAHKPHLVYAYLGTQPDKLSIATDAFLDLLNEMPKAEKQFELSKTGMMKKIESERITKSSIFWNYRSNKKLGFEHDTRKDVYDRINGISISDLDKFFNSRIKGKKFTYLLIGNRDKIDFDLLKQFGEVKELTLEEIFNY